One segment of Nostoc piscinale CENA21 DNA contains the following:
- a CDS encoding ChaB family protein, producing MPYNKIEELPQDIQDKLPQHAQQIFFAAFNASQRDGLSEEGATNVAWNSVRNEYEQSQNGEWHRKAEDTAVHNKAVTSGGN from the coding sequence ATGCCTTACAACAAAATAGAAGAATTACCCCAAGATATTCAAGATAAACTTCCTCAACACGCTCAACAAATTTTCTTTGCTGCTTTCAACGCTTCCCAACGTGATGGATTAAGTGAAGAAGGTGCTACTAACGTTGCTTGGAATAGTGTACGAAACGAATACGAACAAAGTCAAAATGGCGAATGGCACAGAAAAGCTGAAGATACCGCCGTACACAATAAAGCAGTGACTTCTGGTGGTAATTAA